The genomic stretch ACTTGAAGCAGCACGCGAGGTTCGCCGAATTAAAAGGCAGCGACAAAAGGCCGCTTAGAGTTTTGTGTAACTCGTTAACTCAAAGGACGGAATTTTCCGATTCCGACTGAAGCAAAACATACCATCTAACTGTTATCTTCCTGGCTCGTGAAATACCCGTGAAAGGCAACACTCAATAACACCACTTAAGGATTTGCAGTTTTCCAACATCTTCAAGTGGAGGATAAAGAGATGATTAAAAACAAACCCATATCCATACTGGTTGTCGATGACGATCCATCGCACCGGTTTATGCTTCGTACGATGATCGAGGACTGGGGCTGGCTTGTTGAAGAGACTGATGACGGCAGCTCGGCTGTTGAGGCAGTCTATAAAAAACCCTTTGATGCGATACTCATGGACGTCCGGATGACCAGAATGGACGGCATGACCGCCCTTGGCAAAATCCACAATTACAACCCGGCAATCCCCATTGTCATCATGACCGCCTTTTCATCTATTGATGCTGCAGTTGAGGCGATCAAATCAGGGGCCCATGATTATCTCACCAAACCGCTTAATTTTGAACGCCTGAAATCAACTTTCATCAATGCACTGAATCACAAAAACACCATGGGCAAGAGCAATTCCAAACAGGAACCTATCCTCAGAACCGCAATCATCGGAGGATCTCCACCTATTAAGGAACTCCTGGAAATGATTTCCCATGTGGCCCCCTCGGAAGCTACAGTGCTGATCACCGGCGAATCCGGCACCGGCAAGGAACTTATCGCCCGCGCCGTCCACGAAAACAGCAAACGGCAGCAGGCGCCTTTCATTACGGTAAACTGTGCGGCCCTGGTTGAAAATCTACTTGAGTCCGAACTTTTCGGCCATGAAAAGGGGTCTTTCACCGGGGCTGACCGACGGCGTGAAGGGAAGTTTTTCCAGGCGGACAACGGTACCCTTTTTCTGGATGAAATCGGCGAAATGTCTCCGGCCATGCAGGCAAAATTACTCAGAGTCTTACAGGAGAACGAAATCCAGCGGGTCGGCGGTCAGGAAACCATCAAAATCAATGTCCGGGTGGTCACCGCCACAAACCGTACCCTGGAAGATGAAGTCAGGGCCGGAACCTTCAGGGAAGACCTTTTCTATCGCCTCAATGTGGTTACCCTTGCAGTACCATCCTTGAGGGAGAGACAGGAAGATATCCCTGTCCTTGCAGAGCATTTTCTCAACAAATATTCACAGAAGAATAATCGACAGGTCGCCGGCATCACCCCGCAATGCATGGATCTCATGATTCGCTATCCCTGGCCCGGAAACGTCCGTGAACTGGAAAATGCCGTGGAACGCGGCATAATACTCATGCGCGGCGATTATCTCGACGAAAAGGACCTGCCCTTTTCAATGCTGCGCTGGGCTGAAAAGCAGTTGCCAGGAACCGAAACGACAGATACCCAGCCTTCAACCCTTGAAGCGGCTGAAAAAGAAGTTATCCTTAAGACGCTAGAGGAATGCGGCGGCAATAAAAGCGAAGCGGCAAGGCGGCTCAACATCACCCGCAAGACCCTGCTCAGTAAATTGAATAAATATCAGGATAAATAAGGATGTCGGACTCGTCGATAAGCGAGAGTATCGAGACTCCGAAATCACTCGTCTGATTTCCACAATCAGATACAGTCTATCTGTTAAAGGTAATAAACTGATACTTGCCACCGGATGTGCTTGTGGCATAGATCGTATCCTTTGAGACATTCATATAGCCAACCTGATCGGCTAATTCGGCTGCGGTGACCTTTCCTTCACTCGAAATGGAAAGCGTAAAATCAGGACCAACATCATTACTGCCATTGCTGCAGAAATTCTCAGCCATTGTCGCAATGCCTCCTGAATCGACCACATATTTTGAGCGACACCACTGCGATTGCGTTCCGACAAAAATGGTGCTTGCATACCAGGTTCCGGCAAGGTCTGCTCCCACCGAAAAGGTTACTGCGCCGTCGACCCTGGTAAAAGCGGAAATTTGATACACGCCGGCAATATCCCCAGTTAAAATCATCAGATTTTTGTCCGGCGCCATATATCCTTGCCCACCAATAGCAGTGACAATCCCGTCGCTTGACAGCGTCAGGGTGGTTTCCGGCAATAAAACGGTAGAACCATCACTGCATAGATTTTCAGTCATTTCCGCAAGGCCGACGGCACTGATTGTATACTTAGACCGGCACCAGCCCGGCGCAGACCCTGTCCTGAAAAAACTGGCATACCAGGTTCCGGCAAAATCATCAGTGGAAAATGTCACGGCAGGGTCTTTCTTAATAAACATCTTTTTCTGGTAAGTGGCGTCTGAAGCGGTTCCGGTGGAGACAATTGCGTTTTTGTCTTTATTCATGTAACCGGCCTGATCAACAACATCTGAAAAACTTATAACACCTGCCGGGGTAGTCGAAAAGGTTGAGTCGGCGGAAACACTGGTGCTGCGGCTACTGCAGAGATTTTCAGTCATGGTTGCAAGCCCTGCAGAATCAATCCCGTAGGTTGAGCGGCACCATTCCGGGGTAATTCCGGAACTAATCAGACTCACATGCCAGGTGCCGATAAAATCCGATGTCGTATAGGCATCTGCTGACAAAGATGAAGGGATGTCGACGTTCTCGCCACCAGAGCTAACAGCCGAGGTGCTTAAAGGGTTGTTTGCCGGTATTCCAATGCCGGTGGAAGTTTTTATGAGCCCGAGATCGCCGGTTGCGGATAAATTGACGGTAAACACATTAACGTTATCCTGATAAATAGGGAAAAGTCTTCCGTAATTGCCGACCTCCCCTTCGAGCAGATAATATCTGTAAGCTCTGCCCACCAGGACTTCCTGCTGAAATGTCTTGGGGACGCCGGTTGCCACGTCTCTACCGTATTCTTCGCCGGTTTCATTATCAACCGCAATAAATGTTGTGCCTGAAACCTGGCCGGTGACTGTGGCTTTTGCCGGAGGCACTTCATCGTCCCCTCCCCCGCAGCCGACCAGATTTGAGATCAGGAAGCATATGACAATCAAAATACTGTAATGAATTTTCATAATTCCCCACTCATTTCCCTAAACAAACCGATAATTTTAACACAATAGGCAGATAATCCGCGCTCACTCTTCACTCTTCACTAATTAAATTATCACATCATCCAGTGGTGATGCAATTATTTCCGATTTCTCACGTCCCTGAGTGAGAATAACCCTTGCCTCTTTATTCGCCTTCTTCACCTTTCGGCCGTAACGGACGACCAGCCCTGCGGCAAGCTTCCGGTCATCGGGATCATCACCAAACCGCAAAATGGCCGTGGGTCCGGGACGACTCTTCATTTTGAGCACCAGATCCCCGGGCTGTCTGAGTTCCTTCACCTTTTTGTTCTCTGCGGCATCGCGCCCCATAACCAGCCAGCCGCCGCCCGGCAGCTGGAATTGCCGCCCGGCCTGCAGCAGGCGGACATTTTCAACCATGACAATTTCATGATCATTATAATACGATTCAATGCGTTTGCTTAAAATGGGATCGGTCAAGACACAGCCGCCGCCGGGTCTGGGATAATCAGTGATCCCGAACTCCGCCGCAAGTCTGATCTGGTCGGATCTTCCCCTGCCGCTGAATCCGAGGAGTCGTTCCCGGTCAACCAGCCCGTCTTCTTCAACTCTGGTGGGCATCATGTTTTTTGCACACAGCGGTCGAACCAGTATACCGTCACAACCGCTGTCACGTTCCACAACCCGCAAGGTATCCTTGCGTTGCGACATGGGGCGCTGGCCGACAACCTCACCGGTAATGATAAAAGAGGCCTGGTATCGGGGCATGAGTTTCCTCGCTTCGGAGACCAGGAAAATTTTGCAATCAAGACACGGGTTGAAATTTTTGCCATAGCCGTGCGCCGGATCACGCAAAAGCTTGAGATACGGTTCGCTTACATCGTGGAGACGGACGTCAATTCCATATTTTTCCTTCACTCCCGCTCTGTATGCCTTTTCATTTTTAAGCAGTTCGTACCCGAAAAACGGCGTGACAAATCGTATGGCAGTGACCTTAATGCCCAGGGACATGGTCAGGCGACAGGAAAGGATGCTGTCGAGTCCTCCTGAAAACAGGGCCAGGGCGCCTACCGGATCTTTATGCATCCGCTCTGTTCCTCACCAGAAGTTCCCTGGCATAGGCAAAAGTCTTTTCGGTTGCGGAATCGCCGTCAAGCATCCTGGCAAGCTCCGCCTCCCGCTCACCATCCAGCAGATGGGTGATATTCGAATGAGTTCGCGCCCCTTTGACATTCTTGGCAACAACAAAATGATCATCGGCGCACGATGCGATCTGTGGGAAATGGGTGATGCACAGCACCTGGTGATGCCTTGCAAGACCCTTTATCTTCCTGGCAACCGCTTCGGCAGTTTTACCGCTGATCCCGGCATCGACCTCGTCAAAGATGACGGTTTCGACCTTGTCCTTGCGCGATAATATTGTCTTTAAGGCGAGCATCACCCTGGAAAGTTCACCACCTGAAGCGATTTTGGCAACCGGCTTGGCGGGCTCACCCGGGTTTGCGGAAAACATGAAAACCGGTCTGTCCCATCCGGCCCGGGACAATTGCGATAAATCATCTTTTGGGGGATCATTAAATTGAATCTCAAGAATGGCCTGATCAAAGTTCAACGATTTCAGCTCGATACCTATGGTTTTGGAAAGTTCGACGGCTGTTTTTTTTCGCTCCTTGGAAAGAGACTCTGTCGCAGCGATTAATTGCTTTTCAATAACTGCAATCTCCCTTTCAAGGCTATCAAGGCGTTGGTCAAGAACCTCAAGCATTGACAATTCCTTCCTGGCCTGATCTCCATATTTTACAACATCTTCGAGGCTGACGCCGTATTTACGCTTGAGCTGCTGCAGGAGATCAATGCGAGTCGCCACCTTTTCAAGCTCAGCAGGATCGGTGGAGATGGAACCTATGTAATTTCTCAAGACAATCGCCTGGTCCTCTAGTTCAAAACCAATACCGGCGATCTTTTCAGCTGCATTCGCCAATCCCTTGTCAAGTGCAGCCATGCGCTCGATATTTTTTCGCACTATGCCAATTTTATCGTGAATTTCCCCTTCCAGGAAACGACTGCTTTCTTTAGCCAGAAGCAGCAGATCATCCGATGCCTTCAATCGTGCTTTTTCTTCGGCAAGGTTTGCATCGTCCGGAAGATATATCCGCGCATCTTCTATTTCACGAACCTGATAGGCAAGAAAATCCCGACGCTGTTCTTTGTCGCGATCGCTGTTTTGTAATGTCCGTAACTCGTCACCCAGTCGATGCCACTGCTCATAGAGAGCGCCAAGTTTTTCCCGGTCATGCCATAATTCTCCAACCTCATCGACAAAATCCAGTTGGTATCGCGGGTGGAGCAGCTGCTGGTGGTCGTGCTGGCTGGCAACGCTGAACAGTCCTTCGGTAATTCGACTCACCACGCCGGCAGTTGCAATGCCGCCATTGACATAATACCTGCTCTTGCCGTTGCGCAAAATTATCCTTCTGATAACGACCAGATCATCGCTTGCAAGGCCCATGTCCTCAAGAATTCCTGGCACCTCGCTTCTGTAGGAAGACACCTCGAACAATGCCTCAACAACCGCCGAGTCAGCGCCGGTCCGCACCCAGTCCGTGGATGCCCTGCCCCCGGAAAGAAGGTGCAACGCCTGCAGGATGATGGATTTACCGGCGCCGGTTTCTCCGGTAAGAACGGTAAGGCCATTCCTGAAATCAATCTCAAGGGATTCGATCAGTGCAAGATTGGTAATCTTTAATTCCCGTAACATGACTTGTCTATACCCTATTCTGTAAAGAAATCAAGATGGAATCAGCGCTAAAAATCACCACATTATTCGCATGTTCAATGTACACAGACCTGTCTTTCCTGTTGAAAAATTGGCCGGAGAAACGCAACGGATGAAACAGCCAATCTGATGCGGTTGTCATATGATTTTTTGCGGCAAGGGGAGGTATTATTTCAATCGGTGAATCTGAGCTATTTCATCAATGCCTGTGACACAGACATTCAGATCTTTCAATATCCCGTCTTCAATGCTGTATATCCAGCCGTGAACCGTCAGTTTCTGGCCGGATTTCCACGCAGTCTGCACAATTGTTGTGTGGCATATATTGGCAACCTGCTCAACGACATTGAGCTCACACATTAAATCAATTTTTTCTTTTTCATCTTGAAGTGCGTCAAATTTGGCCTGATGATAGCGATAAGTATCTTTGATATTTCGAAGCCAGTTATCAATTAAACCATGTTCTTTATTATCCATGGCTGAGCGAATGCCACCGCAACCATAATGACCGCAGACAATAATGTGCTTTACATTTAATAATTCTACGGCGTATTGAATTACCGACAGGCAGTTCAGGTCTGTATGGATAACGAGATTGGCGATATTCCGGTGAACGAATATTTCCCCTGGCAGCATGTCAACAATCTCATTTGCCGGGACGCGGCTATCCGAACAACCAATCCATAAATACTCAGGATTTTGTTGCTTCGAGAGATTTAAAAAGAAATCAGGGGCAGCGTTTTTTACTTTTTCCGCCCATTTCCTGTTGTTATCAAAAAGATGTTTTAAGACTCGCATATGGCTAATCCATTATTATTTTTTCACTGCACCTGTATTTAAACAGAGAGCAGAATAAAACAACCCATTTTTACCGACCCACATTTTTACCATTGATATCAATTTAGATCACGTCTTATATCCTCACAATGTGACTTGCTGATCTTCTCCCCGGGCATACTGTTTCATCGTGTCGATAGGTGTTTTATTCTTTGTACTGTCTTTATTCGCCCCGAACCATCCAGTATTATGCATGGTTTTCGCTGGAATTATGACACTGAACTGATTTCATATTGCATCATCAATCATATGCAGAATAGCTTTTTCAACCTCATTGGCAACGGCTGAATGATCTTCCGCACCGGGAAAAACTGCAAGCAGACTGGTTGGGCGGAGAGTGCCGATCTTCGTCTCGCCGTGTTCTTCGTATACTGCGATCCTGCAGGGAAGCGCCAGACTCACGGTCATGTTTTCGGTAAGAATCCTGGCCGCCTGTTTGGGATTGCACACTTCGATAATGCGGCATTCATTGGCCAGTGCAACATTCTTCTCCTTGAGTTTTTCTTTCAGGTCATACGTCTGAAGAATGCCGAATCCATGACTCTTGATGGATACACTTAAATCATTGAAAGCGGTTTCAACATCTTTATTTGTTTTGACAATGTAGAGCATGGCAAAGATCCCCTCTTTTCTGTGATATCCCCTCCTGCTGGAGGAAAAACCGTTTACAAAACTCAAAGTCCAGCCGGCAATGACGATTTTTCAAAAAGCAAAAGCCATGACACCTCTCAAGCAAGTACAAAAGAGGGCCGTTTTACCAGGTTTGGCAAACAGATCCAACGCAAATTCATCAATACTTAACTTGCTCTACTTGCTTTGGAGATGCATGGAGAAATTCAGGGGATACTTCCACCATTCATCCCCTCGGCGCAACGAAGCGTACAGACTATATTCAGGCAAAAAATACCATCCTTGATGAGATTCGTTTGTTGTTACAGTGCAATTATTTCCGTAGAAGTGCGTCCCGTATTTCGGTGAGCAGCGTTTCTTCTTTTGAGGGCGCAGGTGGTGGTGCAGGAGCCGCCTCCTCTTTCTTCTTTAAGGTGTTCATTCCTTTTATAACCATAAAAATGGCAAAGGCAATGATCAGAAAATCAAGTACCGTTTGAATGAATTTACCGTAATTAATTGTCACCGCAGCAACGTCACCCGCCGCCGCTTGAATGATTACCGTAAGTTTCGAAAAATCGACACCACCGATGAGTAGGCCAATAGGGGGCATAATCACATCTGCGACAAAAGAAGAAACAATTTTCCCAAAGGCACCGCCGATGATTATACCCACCGCCATGTCCACAACATTACCGCGCATCGCAAATGTTTTGAATTCTTGCATCATACCCATAGGTACCTCCTTGATTATTTGAGTTCTGCTTTTTTCAAAAAATTAAAACAAATTTCAATTCCGTGTCAATTCCTGCAAAATGATTTCACAGAATAGCCGCCCATCAGCCCTGCCCTTGCCCGCCTCGGCCCCCACCCTGTCCACCTCGGCCACTTCCCTGTCCACCACGACCACCGTACCCACCTCGGTCACCGCCTTGTCCGCCTCGGTCACCACCTTGTCCGCCTCGACCTCCACCATATCCGCCTCGGTCGCCCCCTTGGCCACCGCGACCACTACCTTGGCCGCCCCGACCACCGCCGAATCCGCCTTTATTTTTGGGTTTATCAGTACGAGGTCGAGCCTCATTGACGTTGATCGCCCTGCCTTTGAGGTCTTTGCCGTTCAGGGCGTCAATTGCCGCCTGCCCTTCAGCCTTAGAGGCCATCTCCACGAATCCAAATCCTTTTGATTTTCCGCTAAACTGGTCTTTTATAATGGTTGAGGATTCAACCTGCCCGAATTGTTCGCAAGCCAGCCGCAAATCCTCTTCGGTTACCTCGTACGACAAATTTCCTACATAGATCTTCATTCTAATCTCCTTTTTTGTAAAAAATTATCCATTGTCACATCAGTCAAATTCGGCATACAGCTGCAATATTCCCGCAGTGGTCGATGTCGGGCTAGTATCTTAAAAAATATGGAAGAAGCATTAAACCCAAGGCAACAAAAATCATGAGAAAAACATTGGAGACAAAATATGGGAAAACACTGAGCATGACACCAGACAGGAGAGCAATACCTCGCCTTTGTTTTCTTCCGTAAATCAGGTATCCCATGCCGATTGACCCAAACAGCACTCCCCACATTATTGATGCTGGATTATCCATAAAACAGTTCTATCTTTTTTTATGAACGCATAACAAACATTATTTTACAAATTATCAATTTATATCAAAGAAAATAGGCTGATTTATGCCGGTCTTTCAGGCATCAGTCAGGGAGATTTTAAAACAGGTAGTACCTGAGCCAGATATAGATCATGGAAATAAAAACGGTCAGGAGCATGATCGGTGCGCCGTAGGCCACAAACTTCATAAAGCTGATTTTTCGACCCGCCTTTTCCGCCATCCCCACCACGATGACATTGGCTGAGGCGCCGATGGGTGAACCGTTGCCGCCCAGACAGGCTCCCAGGGCAAGTGACCACCAGAGCGGCAGCATTTCAGGATGCTGCAACAGAGCGAGACCCGATTCATCAGGCCAGAGCTGGCCGGCCATATCGATGAGCAGGGGATTCATTGTAGCCACATAGGGGATATTATCGACTATGGCCGAAGCAATGGCTGAAAACCAGAGAAGCAGCATACTGGTCCCCAGCATATTGCCTTGAGTGACTGCCAGCATCTTGATGGACAACCACTTGATCAACCCTACCTTGACCACCCCACCGACAATAATGAACAAACCGATGAAAAAAAAGATGGTGGGCCATTCAATTTCAGCCAGCACATGATGAGGCTCGTCGGTTCTGGAAAGAAGCAGGAGCAGACCGGCGCCGAACAGCGCAACGGTGGCTGGTTCGTAATGAAGCGGGCCGTGCAGGACAAAACCGACTAGGACAATGACCAGTACAAACAGTGATTTTTTCAGCATCACCGGATCAGTAATCGCCGCATTTTCATCCATAGCAAGGACATGCCGCTGCCGTTCCGGCGTAGTTTTCAGCTTGCGACCAAAAACTATCTTGATCACTACAAGGAAAACCACCATGATCACAATCACTATCGGTGCCAGATTGTAGATAAAATCCATGAAATCCAGCTTGGCCTTTGAGGCGATCATGATATTGGGCGGATCGCCGATCAGGGTGGCGGTACCGCCGATATTGGAGGCCAGTGCCTCGACAATGAGAAAGGGAACGGGATCGACA from Pseudomonadota bacterium encodes the following:
- a CDS encoding DUF302 domain-containing protein, translated to MLYIVKTNKDVETAFNDLSVSIKSHGFGILQTYDLKEKLKEKNVALANECRIIEVCNPKQAARILTENMTVSLALPCRIAVYEEHGETKIGTLRPTSLLAVFPGAEDHSAVANEVEKAILHMIDDAI
- the mscL gene encoding large-conductance mechanosensitive channel protein MscL: MMQEFKTFAMRGNVVDMAVGIIIGGAFGKIVSSFVADVIMPPIGLLIGGVDFSKLTVIIQAAAGDVAAVTINYGKFIQTVLDFLIIAFAIFMVIKGMNTLKKKEEAAPAPPPAPSKEETLLTEIRDALLRK
- a CDS encoding sigma-54 dependent transcriptional regulator; this encodes MIKNKPISILVVDDDPSHRFMLRTMIEDWGWLVEETDDGSSAVEAVYKKPFDAILMDVRMTRMDGMTALGKIHNYNPAIPIVIMTAFSSIDAAVEAIKSGAHDYLTKPLNFERLKSTFINALNHKNTMGKSNSKQEPILRTAIIGGSPPIKELLEMISHVAPSEATVLITGESGTGKELIARAVHENSKRQQAPFITVNCAALVENLLESELFGHEKGSFTGADRRREGKFFQADNGTLFLDEIGEMSPAMQAKLLRVLQENEIQRVGGQETIKINVRVVTATNRTLEDEVRAGTFREDLFYRLNVVTLAVPSLRERQEDIPVLAEHFLNKYSQKNNRQVAGITPQCMDLMIRYPWPGNVRELENAVERGIILMRGDYLDEKDLPFSMLRWAEKQLPGTETTDTQPSTLEAAEKEVILKTLEECGGNKSEAARRLNITRKTLLSKLNKYQDK
- a CDS encoding ArsB/NhaD family transporter gives rise to the protein MNAAFWTATSIFIIAYTVIITEKVHKTVVAICGASLMIALKVLDQHEAFHLEEFGVDWNVIFLLISMMIIINLMRPTGIFEYIAIKSAKVGKGEPMRIMIIFAVVTAVLSALLDNVTTVLLLAPVTLLIADALDVDPVPFLIVEALASNIGGTATLIGDPPNIMIASKAKLDFMDFIYNLAPIVIVIMVVFLVVIKIVFGRKLKTTPERQRHVLAMDENAAITDPVMLKKSLFVLVIVLVGFVLHGPLHYEPATVALFGAGLLLLLSRTDEPHHVLAEIEWPTIFFFIGLFIIVGGVVKVGLIKWLSIKMLAVTQGNMLGTSMLLLWFSAIASAIVDNIPYVATMNPLLIDMAGQLWPDESGLALLQHPEMLPLWWSLALGACLGGNGSPIGASANVIVVGMAEKAGRKISFMKFVAYGAPIMLLTVFISMIYIWLRYYLF
- the can gene encoding carbonate dehydratase; its protein translation is MRVLKHLFDNNRKWAEKVKNAAPDFFLNLSKQQNPEYLWIGCSDSRVPANEIVDMLPGEIFVHRNIANLVIHTDLNCLSVIQYAVELLNVKHIIVCGHYGCGGIRSAMDNKEHGLIDNWLRNIKDTYRYHQAKFDALQDEKEKIDLMCELNVVEQVANICHTTIVQTAWKSGQKLTVHGWIYSIEDGILKDLNVCVTGIDEIAQIHRLK
- the recN gene encoding DNA repair protein RecN, producing the protein MLRELKITNLALIESLEIDFRNGLTVLTGETGAGKSIILQALHLLSGGRASTDWVRTGADSAVVEALFEVSSYRSEVPGILEDMGLASDDLVVIRRIILRNGKSRYYVNGGIATAGVVSRITEGLFSVASQHDHQQLLHPRYQLDFVDEVGELWHDREKLGALYEQWHRLGDELRTLQNSDRDKEQRRDFLAYQVREIEDARIYLPDDANLAEEKARLKASDDLLLLAKESSRFLEGEIHDKIGIVRKNIERMAALDKGLANAAEKIAGIGFELEDQAIVLRNYIGSISTDPAELEKVATRIDLLQQLKRKYGVSLEDVVKYGDQARKELSMLEVLDQRLDSLEREIAVIEKQLIAATESLSKERKKTAVELSKTIGIELKSLNFDQAILEIQFNDPPKDDLSQLSRAGWDRPVFMFSANPGEPAKPVAKIASGGELSRVMLALKTILSRKDKVETVIFDEVDAGISGKTAEAVARKIKGLARHHQVLCITHFPQIASCADDHFVVAKNVKGARTHSNITHLLDGEREAELARMLDGDSATEKTFAYARELLVRNRADA
- a CDS encoding RNA-binding protein encodes the protein MRMKIYVGNLSYEVTEEDLRLACEQFGQVESSTIIKDQFSGKSKGFGFVEMASKAEGQAAIDALNGKDLKGRAINVNEARPRTDKPKNKGGFGGGRGGQGSGRGGQGGDRGGYGGGRGGQGGDRGGQGGDRGGYGGRGGQGSGRGGQGGGRGGQGQG
- a CDS encoding thiamine biosynthesis protein, with protein sequence MHKDPVGALALFSGGLDSILSCRLTMSLGIKVTAIRFVTPFFGYELLKNEKAYRAGVKEKYGIDVRLHDVSEPYLKLLRDPAHGYGKNFNPCLDCKIFLVSEARKLMPRYQASFIITGEVVGQRPMSQRKDTLRVVERDSGCDGILVRPLCAKNMMPTRVEEDGLVDRERLLGFSGRGRSDQIRLAAEFGITDYPRPGGGCVLTDPILSKRIESYYNDHEIVMVENVRLLQAGRQFQLPGGGWLVMGRDAAENKKVKELRQPGDLVLKMKSRPGPTAILRFGDDPDDRKLAAGLVVRYGRKVKKANKEARVILTQGREKSEIIASPLDDVII